Proteins from a genomic interval of Neodiprion lecontei isolate iyNeoLeco1 chromosome 2, iyNeoLeco1.1, whole genome shotgun sequence:
- the LOC107227177 gene encoding UDP-sugar transporter UST74c yields MAGFVSTMISNQHNTVFLRIGSAFFYGIASLMITIVNKTVLTSYSFPSFQVLGIGQMLTTIIVLYIAKKLRYVDFPDLEVSTFKKIWPLPIIFIGNMIFGLGGTKQLSLPMFTALRRFSILMTMIAEYYILGVKPRASVQISVYTMVLGAILAASNDLAFNLEGYIFILLNDFFTAANGVCMKKKLESKELGKYGLMYYNSLFMVLPASAIASWSGDIKHVMEFQYWTNTIFLIHFMSSCVMGFILSYSVILCTLHNSALTTTIIGCLKNISVTYLGMIIGGDYIFSWLNFVGLNLSVVGSLIYTWVTFRRQEPTEVKYTSLRTVEEGKTQIV; encoded by the coding sequence ATGGCAGGATTTGTGAGTACAATGATTTCGAACCAGCACAACACCGTATTCCTGCGGATAGGTTCAGCATTTTTCTACGGTATAGCTTCGTTAATGATAACTATAGTTAACAAGACGGTGCTAACATCCTACAGTTTTCCATCGTTCCAAGTACTGGGTATCGGACAAATGTTGACCACTATAATTGTCCTGTACATCGCAAAGAAATTGCGCTACGTTGATTTTCCCGACCTAGAAGTTTCAACGTTCAAGAAGATTTGGCCACTGCCAATAATCTTCATAGGAAATATGATATTTGGATTAGGCGGAACTAAGCAATTGAGTCTTCCTATGTTCACCGCCTTAAGACGTTTCAGTATTCTCATGACAATGATTGCTGAATATTACATACTGGGAGTAAAACCACGAGCTTCTGTCCAAATCAGTGTATATACGATGGTCCTCGGCGCAATATTGGCTGCTTCAAATGACCTTGCGTTCAATCTTGAGGGATACATCTTCATATTGCTCAATGACTTTTTTACCGCTGCAAACGGagtttgtatgaaaaaaaaacttgaatccAAAGAACTTGGAAAATATGGCCTCATGTACTACAATTCTTTGTTCATGGTTCTACCTGCATCAGCAATCGCTTCATGGTCAGGCGATATTAAGCATGTTATGGAATTCCAATATTGGACTAACACGATATTTTTGATACACTTTATGTCGTCCTGTGTAATGGGATTTATATTATCGTACAGCGTTATTTTATGCACGCTCCACAACTCCGCACtaacaacaacaattattGGCTGTCTTAAAAATATATCCGTCACTTATCTTGGTATGATTATTGGCGGTGACTATATATTCTCTTGGCTCAACTTTGTTGGACTAAATTTAAGTGTAGTTGGTAGTTTAATTTATACGTGGGTTACGTTCAGGAGGCAAGAACCAACGGAAGTCAAATATACTTCTTTACGAACTGTTGAAGAAGGTAAAACCCAAATTGTGTAA